One genomic window of Gossypium hirsutum isolate 1008001.06 chromosome D11, Gossypium_hirsutum_v2.1, whole genome shotgun sequence includes the following:
- the LOC107912109 gene encoding uncharacterized protein isoform X1, whose translation MPGNEVGDRIHNFLGQESFSQGQHQSQVIDGTWPGLSNNLWVGSQRQVGGPLVSSLKNLSVHQLESDRGHGSQSSSLQHGVYFSQSGLRPDFARSQLQNQSPTANGYIQGHRAFSARQNETNFLGASSRGLSVLDSPTENGPDFHKKKSSRLEPTESPKNYDFFGGQQQISGKHPGMIQSLPRQQSGMTDMQLLQQHAIMQELLRQQLPKPQFHLPEARQLSSTNQVSDSLSPAPINGVPVRDVSNHTWQSEHMTPNANWLQHGASPAVQGSSGGFMFSPEQGQKHLMGLVPQQVDQSFYGISTTGARGNPYQYSSAQMDKPLIQQVPASSNPFPGNQSAMYSDQVGLQDGTLISRQHDQGKNVFGAVAVQGLNSVHSQNLQQMVIQPKNAVMQQSPRRQEHCSPPEASLEKSAVQVSSSQNVAMLDPTEEKILFGSDDSMWDIFGKSTNSGSVLDATDSLGGFPSLQSGSWSALMQSAVAETPSNKIGVQEEWSGLGMQNCEPPNGNMPASTVNDVSKQLSPLTDYNLQKALTLNSKPFPMSMDANINFDFCSVPGVQQSGVQTANEQMRMHNDTPQRSVQQLTDGRSKWLYQSPLQKNAAESAQLLENVAQSPDVQVSARSISSPQGIAAYDPRGQIHNKPNSWNFVESASRSGGAISKSQDAESSLQSSQNNDHIGSMYERGHGSALDHPESRNVNSSLGSPEVNREGFDQDNVAAITDSRTTRVTKESSQQLPNSHNLTLWRSIDSKVNSGLSRMPANFKENLYKSPQAFDSSGNNYLDKGLSEANMENLNVKENSNDSFPRNLSHHTSTGGNRENVWLDANDPQGAKQKSSVQVSHKPYGTRNFQYHPMGDLNAEVERSYGTKSVTQMQGMPNVSQGSKVHDQGYFGQSKYTCHAAGESTDTEKGCFQGIQVDEVPSRSSNPGSSCERSFGGFVPNKTASNSKNMLELLQKVDQPREHGTATHLSSSERNQSSEMPDAETSDGSVGQFEYNKPSASQGFGLKLGPPSQRFTIPDRVISSQSSLLGVNSLNSVHVSSEVGRKDRTWLGSTASGQSSTHGASHEDITNNVSSVSGLTGIQGNVSAGFTSDYSYLKSHLQSQHFIGAGRQITPNESVNAPFVGLASESKQIDDSSERARTSQLGGKSAPRKRKTAPDDDFSSSETSFPISSTAKQNLAQDSGQQFPVLEAMPASQPSATAESSQHGAYTQMPNVWTSVSAPEHLLGTRFSQASQNLLNPHQQSNSNSEKTLPGSEKLDDQIAQAGNSGQSEFPAGFAKPKSFVGEEQPEKAQLGLSENNAIQNPLRMERDIEAFGRSLRPDSAVCQNDSLLHQVQALRNTEVDPRSVKKFKGPPPDSGLDAQQESSQGAEQLSYGSSTTMRDALVNRTSVPSGDSKMLSSLSNTGDNHETQLSANNMLAFVRNDPQHFFNSNNSAPNIRVEHSQISPEMAPSWFNQCGAIKNGKMLPIYDARKIAMMNATEKASIVGWASDRLPVHSSKQINTVADANLMDKARESSNFMPIASEYISPHSLPPDIANQNLVVRAKKRKSMMFEFLPWHREVTQGSQGPQNISVAEMEWAHAANWLIEKVEDEPEMIEDWLPVFRSKRRLVLTTQLMQQLLRAPPRVVLSADASKTYETLTYFVSRSVLGDACSTAYIPESNTAVPPGSGSILSKKLREDRNQFILKAAEEFIIRAKKLENDLQSLDKRASILDLGLECQDLEKVAVINRFAKFHSRVQADGAETSLSSNLSPRKFSQRYVIGIPMPRNLPDRVQCLSL comes from the exons ATGCCTGGGAACGAAGTTGGAGACAGGATCCATAATTTCCTTGGCCAAGAGAGTTTCTCCCAGGGCCAGCATCAATCACAGGTTATTGATGGTACCTGGCCTGGTTTAAGTAACAATCTCTGGGTTGGAAGCCAGAGACAAGTTGGCGGGCCTCTTGTTTCCAGTTTGAAGAATTTAAGTGTTCATCAATTAG AGTCTGACAGAGGACATGGTAGTCAGTCTTCAAGCCTGCAGCATGGGGTTTACTTCAGTCAATCAGGTCTGAGGCCTGACTTTGCCAGAAGTCAATTGCAAAACCAATCACCAACTGCAAATGGCTATATACAAGGGCATCGGGCTTTCTCAGCAAGGCAGAATGAAACAAACTTTTTAGGAGCATCATCTAGAGGCTTATCAGTTCTTGATTCACCAACTGAAAATGGCCctgattttcataaaaaaaaatcatcaaggTTAGAACCTACTGAATCTcccaaaaattatgatttttttggaGGGCAACAACAAATTAGCGGAAAGCATCCTGGCATGATCCAATCTTTGCCAAGGCAGCAATCAGGTATGACTGACATGCAGCTGTTACAGCAACACGCTATAATGCAAGAATTACTGAGACAACAACTTCCAAAGCCACAGTTTCACCTACCAGAAGCAAGACAGTTGAGCTCTACGAATCAGGTATCAGACAGCCTTTCTCCAGCTCCAATCAATGGTGTTCCTGTCCGTGATGTTTCAAATCATACCTGGCAGTCTGAGCACATGACACCAAATGCAAATTGGCTACAGCATGGTGCCTCTCCAGCCGTGCAGGGATCCTCTGGTGGATTTATGTTTTCCCCTGAACAAGGGCAGAAGCATTTGATGGGATTGGTTCCTCAACAAGTTGATCAGTCATTTTATGGGATTTCTACCACTGGTGCAAGAGGAAATCCATATCAATATTCTTCTGCTCAAATGGATAAACCTTTAATACAGCAGGTGCCAGCTAGCAGTAATCCCTTTCCGGGTAATCAGTCTGCTATGTATTCAGATCAAGTTGGCTTGCAAGATGGAACTTTGATTTCTAGACAGCATGATCAGGGTAAAAATGTATTTGGGGCTGTGGCTGTGCAAGGTTTAAATAGCGTTCATTCACAGAACTTGCAGCAAATGGTTATCCAGCCAAAAAATGCTGTGATGCAACAGTCTCCTCGGAGGCAAGAACATTGCAGTCCTCCAGAAGCATCCCTGGAGAAGTCAGCAGTTCAGGTTTCCTCCTCCCAGAATGTGGCTATGCTGGATCCAACTGAAGAAAAGATTTTGTTTGGTTCAGATGACAGTATGTGGGATATCTTTGGAAAGAGCACCAACTCGGGTTCAGTATTGGATGCTACAGACTCTTTAGGGGGATTTCCTTCTCTGCAAAGTGGAAGTTGGAGTGCTCTTATGCAGTCTGCTGTAGCAGAAACACCGAGTAATAAAATAGGGGTACAGGAAGAGTGGAGTGGTTTGGGTATGCAGAATTGTGAACCTCCAAATGGGAACATGCCTGCATCAACTGTCAATGACGTCAGCAAACAGCTATCCCCTTTGACTGATTACAACTTGCAAAAGGCCCTGACTTTGAACTCTAAGCCTTTTCCCATGTCTATGGATGCCAATATCAATTTTGACTTTTGTAGTGTTCCTGGGGTTCAACAATCAGGAGTTCAGACTGCAAATGAACAGATGAGGATGCATAATGATACCCCTCAGAGGTCTGTTCAACAGCTAACAGACGGACGAAGCAAATGGTTATATCAGAGTCCTCTACAAAAGAATGCAGCTGAAAGTGCTCAACTCTTGGAAAATGTTGCTCAGAGTCCTGATGTGCAAGTAAGTGCAAGGAGCATTTCAAGTCCCCAAGGCATAGCTGCATATGATCCTCGTGGTCAAATCCACAATAAGCCAAACAGTTGGAACTTTGTTGAGTCTGCATCACGTAGTGGTGGTGCCATATCAAAAAGTCAGGATGCTGAAAGCTCGTTGCAATCGTCTCAGAATAATGATCACATAGGTTCTATGTATGAGAGAGGTCATGGTTCTGCTCTTGATCATCCTGAATCACGGAATGTGAATTCCAGCTTGGGAAGCCCAGAGGTGAATAGGGAAGGTTTTGATCAGGATAATGTTGCTGCAATAACAGATTCAAGAACCACTAGGGTCACCAAGGAGAGCAGCCAGCAGCTTCCAAACAGCCATAATCTTACTCTCTGGAGAAGCATTGATTCTAAAGTAAATTCTGGATTAAGCAGGATGCCAGCAAATTTTAAGGAAAATCTGTATAAGAGTCCTCAAGCTTTTGATTCCTCTGGAAATAATTACTTGGACAAGGGACTGTCTGAAGCAAATATGGAGAACCTCAATGTCAAAGAAAATTCAAATGACAGTTTTCCCCGTAACTTATCCCACCATACTTCCACTGGTGGCAATAGAGAAAATGTCTGGTTGGATGCAAATGATCCACAGGGAGCAAAACAGAAGTCATCTGTTCAAGTTAGTCATAAACCTTATGGAACCCGTAactttcagtatcatcctatggGGGATCTGAATGCGGAGGTTGAACGTTCTTATGGAactaaaagtgtcacacaaatgcAGGGAATGCCCAATGTTTCCCAAGGATCTAAAGTTCATGACCAAGGATATTTTGGGCAGTCAAAATATACTTGTCATGCTGCTGGAGAGTCTACAGACACTGAAAAG GGTTGTTTTCAGGGCATTCAAGTAGACGAGGTACCTTCCAGAAGCTCAAATCCTGGTTCTTCATGTGAGAGATCTTTTGGTGGTTTTGTGCCAAACAAGACAGCTTCAAATAG taaaaatatgTTGGAGCTTCTTCAAAAAGTTGATCAGCCAAGGGAACATGGTACTGCAACACACTTGAGCTCTTCTGAACGCAATCAATCATCTGAAATGCCAGATGCAGAGACTTCTGATGGATCTGTAGGCCAATTTGAGTATAATAAGCCTTCTGCATCTCAGGGTTTTGGTTTAAAACTGGGTCCTCCATCTCAAAGGTTTACTATTCCAGATCGTGTAATTTCATCTCAGAGTTCTCTGCTAGGAGTTAATTCTTTAAATTCAGTTCATGTTTCTTCTGAGGTAGGAAGGAAGGATCGTACATGGTTGGGTTCAACAGCTTCTGGTCAGTCCTCGACTCATGGAGCATCCCATGAAGATATTACGAATAATGTTTCAAGTGTTTCTGGTCTAACCGGTATCCAGGGCAATGTTTCTGCGGGTTTTACCTCTGATTATTCTTATTTAAAAAGTCATCTTCAAAGCCAGCATTTTATTGGTGCGGGTAGACAGATAACACCAAATGAATCTGTCAATGCACCTTTTGTTGGGTTGGCATCTGAGTCAAAGCAGATTGATGACTCTTCTGAGAGAGCTCGAACTAGTCAATTGGGTGGCAAATCAGCACCTCGCAAACGTAAAACTGCTCCAGATGACGACTTTTCTTCTTCAGAGACTTCTTTTCCTATTAGTAGCACTGCAAAACAAAACCTTGCACAGGATTCAGGTCAGCAGTTTCCGGTGTTGGAGGCTATGCCAGCTTCCCAACCCTCTGCCACTGCTGAATCTTCTCAGCATGGTGCTTATACGCAAATGCCCAATGTTTGGACCAGTGTCTCAGCCCCAGAACATTTATTAGGAACTCGGTTCTCTCAGGCGTCACAAAATTTGTTGAATCCTCATCAACAGTCAAATAGTAACTCAGAAAAAACTCTTCCTGGATCAGAGAAGCTAGATGATCAAATTGCGCAGGCAGGAAATAGTGGCCAATCTGAGTTCCCTGCAGGCTTTGCTAAACCAAAAAGCTTTGTTGGAGAAGAGCAACCAGAAAAAGCTCAACTGGGATTATCGGAGAATAATGCCATCCAAAATCCTTTAAGAATGGAAAGAGACATTGAAGCTTTTGGCCGTTCTTTAAGACCAGATAGTGCTGTGTGTCAGAATGATTCATTGTTGCATCAGGTACAGGCGTTGAGAAATACAGAGGTTGATCCAAGGagtgttaaaaaatttaaaggtccACCTCCAGACTCTGGTTTGGATGCTCAGCAGGAAAGTTCCCAGGGTGCAGAGCAGTTATCTTATGGATCCAGTACTACGATGAGAGATGCCCTGGTTAACCGTACTTCAGTTCCTTCTGGAGATTCTAAAATGCTGAGCTCTTTATCAAACACTGGAGATAACCATGAGACACAGTTATCTGCTAATAATATGTTGGCATTTGTTCGGAATGATCCCCAACATTTCTTCAATTCTAATAATTCAGCTCCTAATATTAGGGTTGAACACTCTCAGATCAGTCCTGAGATGGCTCCATCCTGGTTTAATCAGTGTGGGGCAATTAAAAATGGGAAAATGTTGCCCATATATGATGCTCGGAAAATTGCCATGATGAATGCTACAGAAAAAGCATCCATTGTTGGCTGGGCTTCTGACAGGTTGCCTGTTCATTCAAGTAAGCAGATTAATACCGTTGCTGATGCTAATCTGATGGATAAAGCCCGGGAAAGCTCAAACTTTATGCCAATAGCAAGCGAGTACATCTCCCCTCACTCACTGCCACCTGATATTGCAAATCAGAATTTGGTTGTGAGAGCAAAGAAGCGCAAAAGTATGATGTTTGAGTTTCTACCATGGCATAGAGAGGTGACTCAAGGTTCTCAAGGGCCTCAGAACATCAG TGTCGCAGAAATGGAATGGGCTCATGCAGCAAATTGGTTGATTGAGAAG GTTGAGGATGAGCCTGAAATGATTGAAGATTGGCTGCCAGTTTTTAGATCcaaaagaaggcttgttttgacAACACAGCTTATGCAGCAACTACTTCGTGCTCCTCCAAGAGTAGTTCTTTCTGCAGATGCCAGCAAAACCTATGAGACTCTGACCTATTTTGTTTCTAGATCAGTTTTAGGGGATGCATGCAGCACGGCATATATACCTGAAAGTAATACAGCTGTTCCTCCTGGAAGTGGAAGCAT CCTCTCTAAAAAGCTTAGGGAGGACAGAAATCAATTCATCTTAAAGGCTGCAGAAGAGTTTATCATCAGGGCAAAGAAGCTGGAAAACGATTTACAGAG TCTGGACAAGAGAGCCTCAATCTTGGACTTGGGACTGGAATGTCAGGATCTAGAGAAGGTTGCAGTCATCAATCGTTTTGCAAAGTTCCATAGCCGGGTGCAAGCTGACGGGGCTGAGACCTCATTGTCCTCAAATTTGAGTCCTCGCAAATTCTCCCAAAGATACGTTATCGGAATACCAATGCCTAGGAATCTACCTGATAGGGTACAATGTCTTTCACTTTGA
- the LOC107912109 gene encoding uncharacterized protein isoform X2, whose protein sequence is MPGNEVGDRIHNFLGQESFSQGQHQSQVIDGTWPGLSNNLWVGSQRQVGGPLVSSLKNLSVHQLESDRGHGSQSSSLQHGVYFSQSGLRPDFARSQLQNQSPTANGYIQGHRAFSARQNETNFLGASSRGLSVLDSPTENGPDFHKKKSSRLEPTESPKNYDFFGGQQQISGKHPGMIQSLPRQQSGMTDMQLLQQHAIMQELLRQQLPKPQFHLPEARQLSSTNQVSDSLSPAPINGVPVRDVSNHTWQSEHMTPNANWLQHGASPAVQGSSGGFMFSPEQGQKHLMGLVPQQVDQSFYGISTTGARGNPYQYSSAQMDKPLIQQVPASSNPFPGNQSAMYSDQVGLQDGTLISRQHDQGKNVFGAVAVQGLNSVHSQNLQQMVIQPKNAVMQQSPRRQEHCSPPEASLEKSAVQVSSSQNVAMLDPTEEKILFGSDDSMWDIFGKSTNSGSVLDATDSLGGFPSLQSGSWSALMQSAVAETPSNKIGVQEEWSGLGMQNCEPPNGNMPASTVNDVSKQLSPLTDYNLQKALTLNSKPFPMSMDANINFDFCSVPGVQQSGVQTANEQMRMHNDTPQRSVQQLTDGRSKWLYQSPLQKNAAESAQLLENVAQSPDVQVSARSISSPQGIAAYDPRGQIHNKPNSWNFVESASRSGGAISKSQDAESSLQSSQNNDHIGSMYERGHGSALDHPESRNVNSSLGSPEVNREGFDQDNVAAITDSRTTRVTKESSQQLPNSHNLTLWRSIDSKVNSGLSRMPANFKENLYKSPQAFDSSGNNYLDKGLSEANMENLNVKENSNDSFPRNLSHHTSTGGNRENVWLDANDPQGAKQKSSVQVSHKPYGTRNFQYHPMGDLNAEVERSYGTKSVTQMQGMPNVSQGSKVHDQGYFGQSKYTCHAAGESTDTEKGIQVDEVPSRSSNPGSSCERSFGGFVPNKTASNSKNMLELLQKVDQPREHGTATHLSSSERNQSSEMPDAETSDGSVGQFEYNKPSASQGFGLKLGPPSQRFTIPDRVISSQSSLLGVNSLNSVHVSSEVGRKDRTWLGSTASGQSSTHGASHEDITNNVSSVSGLTGIQGNVSAGFTSDYSYLKSHLQSQHFIGAGRQITPNESVNAPFVGLASESKQIDDSSERARTSQLGGKSAPRKRKTAPDDDFSSSETSFPISSTAKQNLAQDSGQQFPVLEAMPASQPSATAESSQHGAYTQMPNVWTSVSAPEHLLGTRFSQASQNLLNPHQQSNSNSEKTLPGSEKLDDQIAQAGNSGQSEFPAGFAKPKSFVGEEQPEKAQLGLSENNAIQNPLRMERDIEAFGRSLRPDSAVCQNDSLLHQVQALRNTEVDPRSVKKFKGPPPDSGLDAQQESSQGAEQLSYGSSTTMRDALVNRTSVPSGDSKMLSSLSNTGDNHETQLSANNMLAFVRNDPQHFFNSNNSAPNIRVEHSQISPEMAPSWFNQCGAIKNGKMLPIYDARKIAMMNATEKASIVGWASDRLPVHSSKQINTVADANLMDKARESSNFMPIASEYISPHSLPPDIANQNLVVRAKKRKSMMFEFLPWHREVTQGSQGPQNISVAEMEWAHAANWLIEKVEDEPEMIEDWLPVFRSKRRLVLTTQLMQQLLRAPPRVVLSADASKTYETLTYFVSRSVLGDACSTAYIPESNTAVPPGSGSILSKKLREDRNQFILKAAEEFIIRAKKLENDLQSLDKRASILDLGLECQDLEKVAVINRFAKFHSRVQADGAETSLSSNLSPRKFSQRYVIGIPMPRNLPDRVQCLSL, encoded by the exons ATGCCTGGGAACGAAGTTGGAGACAGGATCCATAATTTCCTTGGCCAAGAGAGTTTCTCCCAGGGCCAGCATCAATCACAGGTTATTGATGGTACCTGGCCTGGTTTAAGTAACAATCTCTGGGTTGGAAGCCAGAGACAAGTTGGCGGGCCTCTTGTTTCCAGTTTGAAGAATTTAAGTGTTCATCAATTAG AGTCTGACAGAGGACATGGTAGTCAGTCTTCAAGCCTGCAGCATGGGGTTTACTTCAGTCAATCAGGTCTGAGGCCTGACTTTGCCAGAAGTCAATTGCAAAACCAATCACCAACTGCAAATGGCTATATACAAGGGCATCGGGCTTTCTCAGCAAGGCAGAATGAAACAAACTTTTTAGGAGCATCATCTAGAGGCTTATCAGTTCTTGATTCACCAACTGAAAATGGCCctgattttcataaaaaaaaatcatcaaggTTAGAACCTACTGAATCTcccaaaaattatgatttttttggaGGGCAACAACAAATTAGCGGAAAGCATCCTGGCATGATCCAATCTTTGCCAAGGCAGCAATCAGGTATGACTGACATGCAGCTGTTACAGCAACACGCTATAATGCAAGAATTACTGAGACAACAACTTCCAAAGCCACAGTTTCACCTACCAGAAGCAAGACAGTTGAGCTCTACGAATCAGGTATCAGACAGCCTTTCTCCAGCTCCAATCAATGGTGTTCCTGTCCGTGATGTTTCAAATCATACCTGGCAGTCTGAGCACATGACACCAAATGCAAATTGGCTACAGCATGGTGCCTCTCCAGCCGTGCAGGGATCCTCTGGTGGATTTATGTTTTCCCCTGAACAAGGGCAGAAGCATTTGATGGGATTGGTTCCTCAACAAGTTGATCAGTCATTTTATGGGATTTCTACCACTGGTGCAAGAGGAAATCCATATCAATATTCTTCTGCTCAAATGGATAAACCTTTAATACAGCAGGTGCCAGCTAGCAGTAATCCCTTTCCGGGTAATCAGTCTGCTATGTATTCAGATCAAGTTGGCTTGCAAGATGGAACTTTGATTTCTAGACAGCATGATCAGGGTAAAAATGTATTTGGGGCTGTGGCTGTGCAAGGTTTAAATAGCGTTCATTCACAGAACTTGCAGCAAATGGTTATCCAGCCAAAAAATGCTGTGATGCAACAGTCTCCTCGGAGGCAAGAACATTGCAGTCCTCCAGAAGCATCCCTGGAGAAGTCAGCAGTTCAGGTTTCCTCCTCCCAGAATGTGGCTATGCTGGATCCAACTGAAGAAAAGATTTTGTTTGGTTCAGATGACAGTATGTGGGATATCTTTGGAAAGAGCACCAACTCGGGTTCAGTATTGGATGCTACAGACTCTTTAGGGGGATTTCCTTCTCTGCAAAGTGGAAGTTGGAGTGCTCTTATGCAGTCTGCTGTAGCAGAAACACCGAGTAATAAAATAGGGGTACAGGAAGAGTGGAGTGGTTTGGGTATGCAGAATTGTGAACCTCCAAATGGGAACATGCCTGCATCAACTGTCAATGACGTCAGCAAACAGCTATCCCCTTTGACTGATTACAACTTGCAAAAGGCCCTGACTTTGAACTCTAAGCCTTTTCCCATGTCTATGGATGCCAATATCAATTTTGACTTTTGTAGTGTTCCTGGGGTTCAACAATCAGGAGTTCAGACTGCAAATGAACAGATGAGGATGCATAATGATACCCCTCAGAGGTCTGTTCAACAGCTAACAGACGGACGAAGCAAATGGTTATATCAGAGTCCTCTACAAAAGAATGCAGCTGAAAGTGCTCAACTCTTGGAAAATGTTGCTCAGAGTCCTGATGTGCAAGTAAGTGCAAGGAGCATTTCAAGTCCCCAAGGCATAGCTGCATATGATCCTCGTGGTCAAATCCACAATAAGCCAAACAGTTGGAACTTTGTTGAGTCTGCATCACGTAGTGGTGGTGCCATATCAAAAAGTCAGGATGCTGAAAGCTCGTTGCAATCGTCTCAGAATAATGATCACATAGGTTCTATGTATGAGAGAGGTCATGGTTCTGCTCTTGATCATCCTGAATCACGGAATGTGAATTCCAGCTTGGGAAGCCCAGAGGTGAATAGGGAAGGTTTTGATCAGGATAATGTTGCTGCAATAACAGATTCAAGAACCACTAGGGTCACCAAGGAGAGCAGCCAGCAGCTTCCAAACAGCCATAATCTTACTCTCTGGAGAAGCATTGATTCTAAAGTAAATTCTGGATTAAGCAGGATGCCAGCAAATTTTAAGGAAAATCTGTATAAGAGTCCTCAAGCTTTTGATTCCTCTGGAAATAATTACTTGGACAAGGGACTGTCTGAAGCAAATATGGAGAACCTCAATGTCAAAGAAAATTCAAATGACAGTTTTCCCCGTAACTTATCCCACCATACTTCCACTGGTGGCAATAGAGAAAATGTCTGGTTGGATGCAAATGATCCACAGGGAGCAAAACAGAAGTCATCTGTTCAAGTTAGTCATAAACCTTATGGAACCCGTAactttcagtatcatcctatggGGGATCTGAATGCGGAGGTTGAACGTTCTTATGGAactaaaagtgtcacacaaatgcAGGGAATGCCCAATGTTTCCCAAGGATCTAAAGTTCATGACCAAGGATATTTTGGGCAGTCAAAATATACTTGTCATGCTGCTGGAGAGTCTACAGACACTGAAAAG GGCATTCAAGTAGACGAGGTACCTTCCAGAAGCTCAAATCCTGGTTCTTCATGTGAGAGATCTTTTGGTGGTTTTGTGCCAAACAAGACAGCTTCAAATAG taaaaatatgTTGGAGCTTCTTCAAAAAGTTGATCAGCCAAGGGAACATGGTACTGCAACACACTTGAGCTCTTCTGAACGCAATCAATCATCTGAAATGCCAGATGCAGAGACTTCTGATGGATCTGTAGGCCAATTTGAGTATAATAAGCCTTCTGCATCTCAGGGTTTTGGTTTAAAACTGGGTCCTCCATCTCAAAGGTTTACTATTCCAGATCGTGTAATTTCATCTCAGAGTTCTCTGCTAGGAGTTAATTCTTTAAATTCAGTTCATGTTTCTTCTGAGGTAGGAAGGAAGGATCGTACATGGTTGGGTTCAACAGCTTCTGGTCAGTCCTCGACTCATGGAGCATCCCATGAAGATATTACGAATAATGTTTCAAGTGTTTCTGGTCTAACCGGTATCCAGGGCAATGTTTCTGCGGGTTTTACCTCTGATTATTCTTATTTAAAAAGTCATCTTCAAAGCCAGCATTTTATTGGTGCGGGTAGACAGATAACACCAAATGAATCTGTCAATGCACCTTTTGTTGGGTTGGCATCTGAGTCAAAGCAGATTGATGACTCTTCTGAGAGAGCTCGAACTAGTCAATTGGGTGGCAAATCAGCACCTCGCAAACGTAAAACTGCTCCAGATGACGACTTTTCTTCTTCAGAGACTTCTTTTCCTATTAGTAGCACTGCAAAACAAAACCTTGCACAGGATTCAGGTCAGCAGTTTCCGGTGTTGGAGGCTATGCCAGCTTCCCAACCCTCTGCCACTGCTGAATCTTCTCAGCATGGTGCTTATACGCAAATGCCCAATGTTTGGACCAGTGTCTCAGCCCCAGAACATTTATTAGGAACTCGGTTCTCTCAGGCGTCACAAAATTTGTTGAATCCTCATCAACAGTCAAATAGTAACTCAGAAAAAACTCTTCCTGGATCAGAGAAGCTAGATGATCAAATTGCGCAGGCAGGAAATAGTGGCCAATCTGAGTTCCCTGCAGGCTTTGCTAAACCAAAAAGCTTTGTTGGAGAAGAGCAACCAGAAAAAGCTCAACTGGGATTATCGGAGAATAATGCCATCCAAAATCCTTTAAGAATGGAAAGAGACATTGAAGCTTTTGGCCGTTCTTTAAGACCAGATAGTGCTGTGTGTCAGAATGATTCATTGTTGCATCAGGTACAGGCGTTGAGAAATACAGAGGTTGATCCAAGGagtgttaaaaaatttaaaggtccACCTCCAGACTCTGGTTTGGATGCTCAGCAGGAAAGTTCCCAGGGTGCAGAGCAGTTATCTTATGGATCCAGTACTACGATGAGAGATGCCCTGGTTAACCGTACTTCAGTTCCTTCTGGAGATTCTAAAATGCTGAGCTCTTTATCAAACACTGGAGATAACCATGAGACACAGTTATCTGCTAATAATATGTTGGCATTTGTTCGGAATGATCCCCAACATTTCTTCAATTCTAATAATTCAGCTCCTAATATTAGGGTTGAACACTCTCAGATCAGTCCTGAGATGGCTCCATCCTGGTTTAATCAGTGTGGGGCAATTAAAAATGGGAAAATGTTGCCCATATATGATGCTCGGAAAATTGCCATGATGAATGCTACAGAAAAAGCATCCATTGTTGGCTGGGCTTCTGACAGGTTGCCTGTTCATTCAAGTAAGCAGATTAATACCGTTGCTGATGCTAATCTGATGGATAAAGCCCGGGAAAGCTCAAACTTTATGCCAATAGCAAGCGAGTACATCTCCCCTCACTCACTGCCACCTGATATTGCAAATCAGAATTTGGTTGTGAGAGCAAAGAAGCGCAAAAGTATGATGTTTGAGTTTCTACCATGGCATAGAGAGGTGACTCAAGGTTCTCAAGGGCCTCAGAACATCAG TGTCGCAGAAATGGAATGGGCTCATGCAGCAAATTGGTTGATTGAGAAG GTTGAGGATGAGCCTGAAATGATTGAAGATTGGCTGCCAGTTTTTAGATCcaaaagaaggcttgttttgacAACACAGCTTATGCAGCAACTACTTCGTGCTCCTCCAAGAGTAGTTCTTTCTGCAGATGCCAGCAAAACCTATGAGACTCTGACCTATTTTGTTTCTAGATCAGTTTTAGGGGATGCATGCAGCACGGCATATATACCTGAAAGTAATACAGCTGTTCCTCCTGGAAGTGGAAGCAT CCTCTCTAAAAAGCTTAGGGAGGACAGAAATCAATTCATCTTAAAGGCTGCAGAAGAGTTTATCATCAGGGCAAAGAAGCTGGAAAACGATTTACAGAG TCTGGACAAGAGAGCCTCAATCTTGGACTTGGGACTGGAATGTCAGGATCTAGAGAAGGTTGCAGTCATCAATCGTTTTGCAAAGTTCCATAGCCGGGTGCAAGCTGACGGGGCTGAGACCTCATTGTCCTCAAATTTGAGTCCTCGCAAATTCTCCCAAAGATACGTTATCGGAATACCAATGCCTAGGAATCTACCTGATAGGGTACAATGTCTTTCACTTTGA